One Nocardioides luti DNA window includes the following coding sequences:
- a CDS encoding SDR family oxidoreductase produces MSILDRFAVTDQVAVVTGAGRGIGAATAIAFAEAGADVVISSRTAAQLEQVAEQVRATGRRALVVPADLSDTDAVAGLAQAAYDEFGRLDTVVNNVGGTIPNAFLDTDVAYLEEAFHFNVSTAHALSLAAVPLMLRGGDGQKSIVNISSMMGRASGRGFLAYGTAKAALAHWARLAAADLAPHVRVNGIFVGSVMTSALEFVAGVPEMMDQLETKTPLGRVGEAEDIAAAALYLSSRAGQYVTGKMLEVDGGIQAPNLDLNLPDVAP; encoded by the coding sequence ATGAGCATCCTGGACCGCTTCGCCGTCACCGACCAGGTCGCCGTCGTCACCGGGGCCGGTCGCGGGATCGGGGCGGCCACCGCGATCGCCTTCGCCGAGGCGGGCGCCGACGTGGTGATCTCGTCGCGGACCGCGGCCCAGCTCGAGCAGGTCGCCGAGCAGGTCCGCGCCACCGGTCGGCGCGCGCTCGTGGTCCCGGCCGACCTCAGCGACACCGACGCGGTCGCGGGGCTCGCGCAGGCGGCGTACGACGAGTTCGGCCGTCTCGACACCGTGGTGAACAACGTCGGCGGCACGATCCCGAACGCCTTCCTCGACACCGACGTGGCCTACCTCGAGGAGGCCTTCCACTTCAACGTCAGCACCGCGCACGCGCTGTCGCTCGCGGCCGTCCCGCTGATGCTGAGGGGTGGCGACGGCCAGAAGTCGATCGTCAACATCAGCTCGATGATGGGGCGCGCGTCGGGGCGGGGCTTCCTGGCCTACGGCACCGCCAAGGCCGCGCTGGCGCACTGGGCCCGGCTGGCCGCGGCCGACCTCGCGCCGCACGTGCGGGTGAACGGCATCTTCGTCGGGTCGGTGATGACCAGCGCGCTGGAGTTCGTGGCCGGGGTGCCCGAGATGATGGACCAGCTCGAGACCAAGACGCCGCTGGGCCGGGTCGGCGAGGCCGAGGACATCGCGGCGGCGGCGCTCTACCTCTCCTCGCGCGCCGGGCAGTACGTCACCGGCAAGATGCTCGAGGTCGACGGCGGGATCCAGGCGCCGAACCTCGACCTGAACCTCCCCGACGTCGCGCCGTAG
- a CDS encoding NAD(P)H-dependent amine dehydrogenase family protein — protein sequence MISPQPLKVVVWSTGTVGRHAIAGIDLNPALELVGVWVSNPEKVGQDAGRLADLGRDLGVVATNDRDALLALAPDCIVHTAMADDRVFECIEDLFGFVEAGVNVVSSGPVLLQWPDQILPPEMLERLRAAGERTGASLHVNGIDPGFANDVLPLSLTSLSQRIDEVRVMEIADYSTYFQPVVMRDIYGFGKPLDHRPMLWEPGILTMAWGSVVRQIAAGLDLVLDEPLTEEVDRRAAEVDTTTVSVDIEAGTMGAVRFQVIGKVDGVPRVVLEHVTRTAVDQVPEWAQPPEGGGCYRVVITGEPFMQCDFVHHGEHGDHNVSGMIVTAQRLVNAVPAVVASPGGLVTALDLPLVTGRGLVAR from the coding sequence ATGATCTCCCCGCAGCCGTTGAAGGTCGTCGTCTGGTCCACGGGCACGGTGGGGCGGCACGCGATCGCCGGCATCGACCTCAACCCGGCGCTCGAGCTGGTCGGGGTCTGGGTGAGCAACCCCGAGAAGGTCGGCCAGGACGCGGGACGGCTGGCGGACCTCGGACGCGACCTCGGGGTGGTGGCGACGAACGACCGCGACGCCCTGCTTGCCCTCGCGCCGGACTGCATCGTGCACACGGCGATGGCCGACGACCGCGTCTTCGAGTGCATCGAGGACCTCTTCGGATTCGTCGAGGCCGGGGTGAACGTCGTCAGCAGCGGGCCGGTGCTGCTGCAGTGGCCCGACCAGATCCTGCCGCCGGAGATGCTCGAGCGGCTCCGGGCGGCGGGGGAGCGGACGGGGGCGAGCCTGCACGTCAACGGCATCGACCCGGGCTTCGCCAACGACGTGCTGCCGCTCAGCCTGACCAGCCTGTCGCAGCGGATCGACGAGGTCCGGGTGATGGAGATCGCCGACTACTCGACGTACTTCCAGCCCGTCGTCATGCGCGACATCTACGGCTTCGGCAAGCCGCTCGACCACCGCCCGATGCTCTGGGAGCCGGGCATCCTCACGATGGCGTGGGGCAGCGTGGTCCGCCAGATCGCGGCCGGGCTGGACCTGGTCCTGGACGAGCCCCTCACCGAGGAGGTCGACCGGCGCGCCGCCGAGGTCGACACGACGACCGTCAGCGTCGACATCGAGGCCGGCACGATGGGAGCCGTCCGCTTCCAGGTGATCGGCAAGGTCGACGGGGTGCCGCGCGTCGTGCTCGAGCACGTCACCCGCACCGCCGTCGACCAGGTGCCCGAGTGGGCGCAGCCGCCGGAGGGCGGCGGGTGCTACCGCGTCGTCATCACCGGTGAGCCGTTCATGCAGTGCGACTTCGTGCACCACGGCGAGCACGGCGACCACAACGTCTCCGGCATGATCGTCACCGCCCAGCGGCTCGTGAACGCCGTCCCCGCGGTGGTCGCCAGCCCCGGCGGCCTCGTCACCGCGCTCGACCTGCCGCTCGTCACCGGCCGCGGGCTGGTCGCCCGATGA
- a CDS encoding alcohol dehydrogenase catalytic domain-containing protein, giving the protein MRAVVVHEFARPASVEVVDDPGCPPDGVVVAVAATGLCRSDWHAWVGHEPDIPLPHVPGHELAGTVAEVGPDVTGWRVGDRVTTPFVLACGACRSCARGDQQVCERQLQPGFTQWGSFAELVALPRADVNLVRIPDEVSADVAAGLGCRFGTAYRAVAQVADVRAGETVVVHGCGGVGLSVVMVALARGARVLGVDVAPESLALVAELGGEPVPADEVGSLVDLTGGGADASLDALGSTATFANSLACLRPRGRHVQVGLLLGEHATPAVAMGDVVARELQVLGSHGMSAAAYPELLALVTDGTLAPQRLVTGTIGLDEAPARLADLGRPGSGAGGITVIRP; this is encoded by the coding sequence ATGCGCGCCGTCGTCGTCCACGAGTTCGCCCGGCCGGCCTCCGTCGAGGTCGTCGACGACCCCGGCTGCCCACCTGACGGCGTCGTCGTCGCGGTCGCGGCCACCGGCCTGTGCCGCAGCGACTGGCACGCCTGGGTGGGCCACGAGCCGGACATCCCGCTCCCGCACGTGCCGGGCCACGAGCTGGCCGGGACGGTCGCGGAGGTCGGTCCCGACGTCACCGGCTGGCGGGTCGGGGACCGCGTCACCACGCCGTTCGTGCTGGCCTGCGGGGCCTGCCGGAGCTGTGCGCGGGGCGACCAGCAGGTGTGCGAGCGGCAGCTGCAGCCCGGCTTCACGCAGTGGGGGTCGTTCGCCGAGCTGGTCGCCCTGCCGCGGGCCGACGTGAACCTCGTGCGGATCCCCGACGAGGTCTCCGCCGACGTGGCGGCGGGGCTCGGCTGCCGGTTCGGTACGGCGTACCGCGCGGTCGCCCAGGTCGCCGACGTGCGCGCCGGCGAGACCGTGGTGGTGCACGGCTGCGGGGGCGTGGGCCTCTCCGTGGTGATGGTGGCCCTCGCGCGCGGCGCCCGCGTGCTCGGTGTCGACGTCGCGCCGGAGTCGCTCGCCCTGGTCGCCGAGCTCGGCGGCGAGCCGGTGCCCGCCGACGAGGTGGGATCACTGGTGGACCTCACCGGCGGCGGGGCGGACGCGTCGCTCGACGCGCTCGGCAGCACCGCGACCTTCGCGAACTCGTTGGCCTGCCTGCGCCCGCGCGGGCGGCACGTCCAGGTGGGGCTGCTGCTCGGCGAGCACGCCACCCCCGCCGTGGCGATGGGCGACGTCGTGGCCCGCGAGCTGCAGGTGCTCGGCAGCCACGGCATGTCGGCAGCGGCCTACCCGGAGCTGCTCGCGCTCGTCACCGACGGCACGCTCGCGCCGCAGCGCCTGGTCACGGGCACGATCGGGCTCGACGAGGCCCCCGCCCGGCTGGCCGACCTCGGCCGGCCCGGCAGCGGAGCCGGCGGCATCACCGTCATCCGCCCCTGA
- a CDS encoding NADH:flavin oxidoreductase, with translation MTPDVFAPATLGPVRLRNRTVKAATFEGRAPHGQVTDGLIDYHRAVADGGVGLTTVAYLAVAPEGRTHREQIVVGEDTLPGLARLADAIHASGAAIAGQVGHAGPVANGRSNGVRALSASRMPSPLSMQMVGAATEADLARITGQYVATARTLVRAGFDVLELHMAHSYLVSSFLAPGLNRRKDRWGGPLENRARLARQVARAVRDEVGDEVAVTAKVSVGDGFRGGVTTDEGIALARLLEADGTVDALQLSGGSSLMNPMYLFRGGAPVKEFAAAMPLPVRVGMRTVGRSFLKEYPFEEAYFREKALRFREAVGLPLMLLGGINRRDTMEQAMADGFEFVAMGRALLREPDLVNRLAARSADGGVCIHCNRCMPTIYTGTRCPVIAEGALGAGGVGR, from the coding sequence GTGACCCCCGACGTCTTCGCGCCCGCGACCCTCGGTCCGGTGCGGCTGCGCAACCGGACCGTGAAGGCCGCGACCTTCGAGGGCCGAGCGCCGCACGGGCAGGTGACGGACGGGCTGATCGACTACCACCGGGCGGTGGCCGACGGGGGTGTCGGGCTGACGACGGTGGCCTACCTCGCCGTCGCGCCGGAGGGGCGCACGCACCGCGAGCAGATCGTGGTCGGCGAGGACACGCTGCCCGGGCTGGCACGGCTGGCCGACGCGATCCACGCGAGCGGTGCCGCGATCGCGGGCCAGGTCGGGCACGCCGGCCCGGTCGCGAACGGCCGCTCGAACGGCGTACGCGCCCTCAGTGCGAGCCGGATGCCGAGCCCGCTGTCGATGCAGATGGTCGGCGCCGCCACCGAGGCGGACCTGGCCCGCATCACGGGGCAGTACGTCGCGACCGCGCGCACCCTGGTCCGCGCCGGGTTCGACGTGCTCGAGCTGCACATGGCGCACAGCTACCTGGTGTCGAGCTTCCTCGCGCCCGGCCTCAACCGCCGCAAGGACCGGTGGGGCGGCCCGCTCGAGAACCGCGCCCGGCTGGCCCGGCAGGTGGCGCGCGCCGTCCGCGACGAGGTCGGCGACGAGGTGGCGGTCACCGCCAAGGTCAGCGTGGGCGACGGCTTCCGCGGTGGCGTCACGACCGACGAGGGCATCGCGCTCGCGCGGCTGCTCGAGGCGGACGGCACGGTGGACGCCCTGCAGCTGAGCGGCGGCAGCTCGCTGATGAACCCGATGTACCTCTTCCGCGGCGGCGCGCCCGTCAAGGAGTTCGCGGCCGCGATGCCGCTGCCCGTGCGGGTCGGGATGCGGACGGTGGGCCGGTCGTTCCTCAAGGAGTACCCCTTCGAGGAGGCCTACTTCCGCGAGAAGGCGCTCCGTTTCCGGGAGGCCGTGGGGCTGCCGCTGATGCTGCTGGGCGGCATCAACCGGCGCGACACGATGGAGCAGGCGATGGCCGACGGCTTCGAGTTCGTCGCCATGGGGCGGGCGCTGCTGCGCGAGCCCGACCTGGTCAACCGGCTCGCGGCCCGCTCGGCCGACGGAGGCGTCTGCATCCACTGCAACCGGTGCATGCCCACGATCTACACCGGCACCCGGTGTCCCGTGATCGCCGAGGGGGCGCTCGGGGCCGGTGGTGTCGGGCGCTGA
- a CDS encoding ATP-binding protein translates to MTDRAGATVGPEPRSEVHGLPFSTTSNRRARDLLAAFLRDSPLAAHVAQDAAIVIGELVANGVDHGRPDGHSGLEVSWQLDSTGLRLSVLDGGGGTSAPHVVAASAYAARGRGLAMVQALSTAWWVDTDPGTRVTAVLALG, encoded by the coding sequence ATGACCGATCGGGCGGGCGCGACGGTCGGGCCCGAGCCCCGCTCCGAGGTGCACGGCCTGCCGTTCTCGACGACGAGCAACCGGCGCGCGCGCGACCTGCTCGCGGCGTTCCTCCGGGACTCGCCGCTGGCGGCCCACGTGGCCCAGGACGCCGCGATCGTGATCGGCGAGCTCGTCGCGAACGGCGTCGACCACGGACGCCCCGACGGCCACAGCGGTCTCGAGGTGTCCTGGCAGCTCGACAGCACCGGGCTGCGGCTGAGCGTGCTCGACGGCGGCGGCGGCACGAGCGCGCCGCACGTCGTGGCCGCGAGCGCCTACGCGGCGCGCGGCCGCGGGCTGGCGATGGTGCAGGCCCTCTCCACCGCGTGGTGGGTGGACACCGACCCGGGCACCCGGGTCACCGCGGTGCTCGCGCTGGGCTGA
- a CDS encoding STAS domain-containing protein, whose protein sequence is MDRTFEATFDNGMLRVRGDIDDYGIIALRNLLAEHGTTAGRTLTVELSEVDYLPSVAVGVLTRGLASALRAGGGLDLVARRGSVAQRVLMVCALPYRDGVDDEQDPPDADVPA, encoded by the coding sequence GTGGACCGTACCTTCGAAGCGACCTTTGACAACGGGATGCTGCGCGTCCGTGGCGACATCGACGACTACGGCATCATCGCGCTGCGCAACCTGCTGGCCGAGCACGGCACCACCGCCGGCCGCACCCTGACCGTCGAGCTCAGCGAGGTGGACTACCTCCCCAGCGTCGCCGTGGGCGTCCTCACCCGCGGTCTGGCCTCGGCCCTGCGCGCCGGTGGCGGGCTCGACCTCGTCGCCCGCCGCGGCAGCGTGGCCCAGCGGGTGCTGATGGTGTGCGCCCTGCCCTACCGCGACGGCGTCGACGACGAGCAGGACCCGCCGGACGCCGACGTCCCGGCCTGA
- a CDS encoding isochorismatase family protein — MPEAPDALLHDWAIAPREYARQESRRGRRHAYAALDPTRTALVVVDVVPFFVDENPYCRGILPNITLLAETLRDAGGTVAWVVPGTPPPSRWAEEFYGPQVAELFRTAGGRGTVRERLWPGFDVRPDDLQVEKTAPSAFFPGRCDLPDLLTARGIDTVLVTGTVTNVCCESSARDASVRGYRVVMVADANAAPDDRAHNATLHTVYRSFGDVRPTAEVLALLAEGRRQPGRDGVRPSGGAG, encoded by the coding sequence GTGCCCGAGGCACCCGACGCCCTCCTGCACGACTGGGCCATCGCCCCGCGGGAGTACGCCCGCCAGGAGTCGCGGCGCGGCCGGCGGCACGCGTACGCCGCGCTGGACCCGACCCGGACCGCGCTGGTCGTCGTCGACGTGGTCCCGTTCTTCGTCGACGAGAACCCCTACTGCCGCGGCATTCTGCCGAACATCACCCTCCTCGCGGAGACGCTCCGCGACGCCGGCGGCACGGTCGCCTGGGTCGTGCCGGGCACCCCGCCGCCCTCGCGCTGGGCCGAGGAGTTCTACGGACCGCAGGTCGCCGAGCTGTTCCGTACGGCGGGGGGCCGTGGCACCGTCCGGGAGCGACTGTGGCCCGGCTTCGACGTACGCCCCGACGACCTGCAGGTCGAGAAGACCGCCCCCAGCGCGTTCTTCCCCGGCCGCTGCGACCTCCCCGATCTGCTCACCGCCCGCGGCATCGACACGGTCCTGGTGACCGGCACCGTCACCAACGTCTGCTGCGAGTCGAGCGCGCGGGACGCGAGCGTCCGGGGGTACCGCGTCGTGATGGTGGCGGACGCGAACGCCGCCCCCGACGACCGCGCGCACAACGCCACCCTGCACACGGTCTACCGCTCGTTCGGCGACGTGCGCCCGACCGCGGAGGTGCTGGCCCTCCTCGCGGAGGGCCGGCGCCAGCCGGGTCGGGACGGCGTCAGACCGTCCGGCGGTGCGGGATGA
- a CDS encoding M55 family metallopeptidase, with protein MKVFLSSDMEGTAGVVDWSQCLPGEPEHAYYRGLLLGEVNAAIEGAREAGATDFLVNDSHSSMQNLRPDELAGNARYLSGRHKPLYMMQGLDASYDAVLLVSYHGSMATSSTLSHTYNPRAIAEVHLNGTVVGESGINALVAQAHGVPVVLVTGDDVTATEARAVLPDIRTAVVKTSVSRFAAESLHPHEAQALIREEARLAVASLADARPPQVALPATLQVRFRNPDLAEMATWVAGVERAGNELVTITDEDPLALFRRFITVVLLTRGIAE; from the coding sequence GTGAAGGTCTTCCTCTCCTCCGACATGGAGGGCACCGCCGGCGTCGTCGACTGGTCCCAGTGCCTGCCCGGCGAGCCCGAGCACGCCTACTACCGCGGCCTGCTGCTCGGGGAGGTCAACGCGGCCATCGAGGGTGCCCGGGAGGCGGGCGCAACCGACTTCCTGGTCAACGACTCGCACTCGTCGATGCAGAACCTCCGCCCCGACGAGCTCGCCGGCAACGCGCGCTACCTGTCGGGGCGCCACAAGCCGCTCTACATGATGCAGGGCCTCGACGCGTCGTACGACGCCGTGCTGCTCGTCAGCTACCACGGCTCGATGGCGACCTCCTCGACGCTCTCGCACACCTACAACCCGCGCGCGATCGCCGAGGTCCACCTTAACGGCACCGTCGTCGGCGAGAGCGGCATCAACGCCCTCGTCGCCCAGGCGCACGGGGTCCCGGTCGTGCTCGTGACCGGCGACGACGTCACGGCGACCGAGGCCCGGGCGGTGCTGCCGGACATCCGGACCGCGGTGGTCAAGACGTCGGTGTCCCGCTTCGCCGCCGAGAGCCTGCACCCGCACGAGGCGCAGGCCCTGATCCGCGAGGAGGCCCGCCTCGCGGTCGCGTCGCTGGCCGACGCCCGGCCCCCGCAGGTCGCCCTGCCGGCCACCCTGCAGGTCCGCTTCCGCAACCCCGACCTGGCCGAGATGGCGACCTGGGTCGCCGGCGTCGAACGGGCCGGCAACGAGCTGGTGACGATCACCGACGAGGACCCGCTGGCGCTCTTCCGTCGCTTCATCACCGTCGTGCTGCTGACCCGCGGGATCGCCGAGTAG
- a CDS encoding SpoIIE family protein phosphatase: MSSVSGAQHTPAYAPADLTNCEDEPIHVPGAIQPHGLLLAADPDTLVVAVVSANVEQLVGVPLGTAAGRHLSDFVGVDIADDVRRRVRERAFSEPLIVFLPEDLPGEYAGREIDISLHRSGTRLVIELETVGRPRSVMLTYQSARAAMARLSAETSVLGLAQQLAREVADLTEFDRVMVYRFDEQWNGEVIAEQRREDLNPFLGLHYPATDIPAQARRLYTVNWTRLIADVAYAPVPLHPLVDRASGTPLDLSHSTLRSVSPIHLEYLHNMGVGASMSISLVQNGELWGLIACHHYSGAHRPSQDARAAAEFLGQVASQQIAERDRTDAGLRALVTSEVLSRTLARVASAHGPLLDALVDDPEILSLVDASGLALAADGRLQTRGDVPSPEALAVIVESLLAVADGGVAHSDHLTELDPRLASYDDLPAGALVVSTAPDRWLLWLRPELEQTVDWGGDPSNKRLASAEGADVRISPRKSFEKWREVVSGRSRPWAPEDIGAAESLRTRITGIQLTRSHEQIQVAESLQRSVLAERAPRIDGLEVAVRYTSAASYQLGGDWWDCVQLDDDRVAFVIGDVAGHGVEAVAAMTQVRAALRAYLLAGEDIGPTLDKLDHFVVALVDDQIASALVVVVDRKNRRIEAASAGHPAPMLLGAAPGDELRPTARPVLGLGAGEATTVSLEVPAGTTFVMFTDGLVERRGADLFDNLRLLREAAGDGPAAGGDALEAWVDDLLGVIPDRGGDDTTVVAVRLG, encoded by the coding sequence ATGTCGTCGGTCTCGGGTGCCCAGCACACCCCGGCGTACGCACCGGCCGACCTCACCAACTGCGAGGACGAGCCCATCCACGTCCCGGGCGCGATCCAGCCGCACGGGCTGCTGCTCGCCGCGGACCCGGACACGCTGGTCGTGGCGGTCGTCTCCGCCAACGTCGAGCAGCTCGTCGGCGTCCCGCTCGGCACCGCCGCCGGTCGGCACCTGTCCGACTTCGTCGGCGTGGACATCGCCGACGACGTACGCCGTCGGGTGCGCGAGCGCGCCTTCAGCGAGCCGCTCATCGTCTTCCTCCCCGAGGACCTCCCGGGCGAGTACGCCGGCCGCGAGATCGACATCTCGCTGCACCGGTCCGGCACCCGCCTGGTGATCGAGCTCGAGACGGTCGGCCGCCCCCGCTCGGTGATGCTGACCTACCAGTCGGCCCGCGCGGCGATGGCCCGCCTGTCGGCCGAGACCAGCGTCCTGGGCCTGGCGCAGCAGCTGGCCCGCGAGGTCGCGGACCTGACCGAGTTCGACCGCGTCATGGTCTACCGCTTCGACGAGCAGTGGAACGGCGAGGTGATCGCCGAGCAGCGCCGCGAGGACCTCAACCCGTTCCTGGGCCTGCACTACCCGGCGACCGACATCCCCGCGCAGGCCCGCCGGCTCTACACCGTCAACTGGACCCGGCTGATCGCCGACGTCGCCTACGCCCCGGTCCCGCTGCACCCGCTGGTCGACCGCGCCTCCGGCACGCCGCTCGACCTGTCCCACTCCACGCTGCGCAGCGTGTCGCCGATCCACCTCGAGTACCTCCACAACATGGGGGTCGGCGCCTCGATGTCGATCTCGCTCGTGCAGAACGGCGAGCTCTGGGGGCTGATCGCCTGCCACCACTACTCCGGCGCGCACCGCCCGAGCCAGGACGCCCGGGCGGCCGCGGAGTTCCTCGGCCAGGTCGCCTCCCAGCAGATCGCCGAGCGCGACCGCACCGACGCCGGCCTGCGGGCCCTCGTGACCAGCGAGGTGCTCTCCCGCACCCTGGCCCGGGTCGCCTCGGCGCACGGCCCGCTCCTCGACGCCCTCGTGGACGACCCGGAGATCCTGAGCCTGGTCGACGCCAGCGGCCTGGCCCTCGCGGCCGACGGCCGGCTGCAGACGCGCGGCGACGTCCCCTCGCCCGAGGCGCTGGCGGTGATCGTCGAGAGCCTGCTGGCCGTGGCCGACGGCGGCGTCGCCCACAGCGACCACCTCACCGAGCTCGACCCGCGCCTGGCGTCGTACGACGACCTCCCGGCGGGCGCGCTCGTCGTCTCGACCGCCCCGGACCGCTGGCTGCTGTGGTTGCGCCCCGAGCTCGAGCAGACTGTCGACTGGGGCGGCGATCCCAGCAACAAGCGGCTCGCGTCGGCCGAGGGCGCCGACGTGCGGATCTCCCCCCGCAAGTCCTTCGAGAAGTGGCGCGAGGTCGTGAGCGGCCGCAGCCGCCCGTGGGCGCCCGAGGACATCGGTGCCGCGGAGTCCCTGCGCACCCGGATCACCGGCATCCAGCTCACCCGCTCGCACGAGCAGATCCAGGTCGCCGAGTCTCTCCAGCGCAGCGTGCTCGCCGAGCGCGCCCCGCGCATCGACGGGCTCGAGGTCGCCGTGCGGTACACCAGCGCGGCGTCGTACCAGCTCGGTGGCGACTGGTGGGACTGCGTCCAGCTCGACGACGACCGCGTCGCCTTCGTGATCGGCGACGTCGCGGGGCACGGCGTCGAGGCGGTGGCCGCGATGACGCAGGTCCGGGCCGCGCTGCGCGCCTACCTCCTGGCCGGCGAGGACATCGGTCCGACCCTGGACAAGCTCGACCACTTCGTCGTCGCCCTGGTCGACGACCAGATCGCCTCGGCGCTCGTGGTCGTCGTCGACCGGAAGAACCGCCGGATCGAGGCGGCCAGCGCCGGCCACCCCGCGCCGATGCTCCTCGGCGCCGCTCCCGGCGACGAGCTGCGCCCGACCGCGCGACCGGTCCTCGGTCTCGGCGCCGGAGAGGCGACCACGGTCTCCCTCGAGGTGCCGGCCGGCACCACCTTCGTGATGTTCACCGACGGCCTGGTCGAGCGCCGCGGCGCCGACCTCTTCGACAACCTGCGGCTGCTGCGCGAGGCGGCCGGCGACGGCCCCGCCGCCGGCGGCGACGCCCTCGAGGCGTGGGTGGACGACCTGCTCGGCGTGATCCCGGACCGCGGCGGGGACGACACCACCGTGGTCGCCGTCCGGCTCGGCTGA
- a CDS encoding STAS domain-containing protein yields the protein MNELITSSFDEDTAVLTVRGDIDETAGVELRDEITTRSQQFTRTICVDLSAVDYFPSLAVGVVARARSQATKNGVALDLVAAEDSIAGRVLTVCGIDHATA from the coding sequence GTGAACGAACTCATCACCTCCTCCTTCGACGAGGACACCGCGGTCCTGACCGTCCGCGGCGACATCGACGAGACCGCCGGCGTCGAGCTGCGCGACGAGATCACCACCCGCTCGCAGCAGTTCACGCGGACCATCTGCGTGGACCTCAGCGCCGTCGACTACTTCCCGAGCCTCGCCGTCGGCGTGGTCGCAAGGGCCCGCAGCCAGGCGACCAAGAACGGTGTCGCGCTCGACCTGGTCGCCGCCGAGGACAGCATCGCCGGACGGGTGCTCACCGTCTGCGGCATCGACCACGCGACGGCCTGA
- a CDS encoding heme oxygenase (biliverdin-producing) translates to MTSSVPAATTPLSAALRDGTRAEHEDAESSGFVTDLVAGRAPAWQYAAYLRRLRAVYGALEAAVHDHRAHPALAAVHDEDLRRAAALDADVAHWSGSTQGPSTASGSSAATAYAARIDAARRRPHLLVAHHYTRYLGDLSGGRILADALRRGYARHGLDRGGLAFYDFAAIPKPVPYKRGYRDRLDAIALTRAEQDEVVAEARVAFRLNRAVFDEVAALHDDEQRVALRR, encoded by the coding sequence ATGACGAGCTCGGTGCCCGCGGCGACGACCCCGCTCTCGGCGGCGCTGCGCGACGGGACCCGCGCCGAGCACGAGGACGCCGAGTCGAGCGGCTTCGTGACCGACCTGGTGGCCGGCCGCGCGCCCGCCTGGCAGTACGCCGCCTACCTGCGCCGGCTCCGCGCCGTCTACGGAGCGCTCGAGGCCGCGGTCCACGACCACCGCGCGCACCCGGCCCTCGCCGCCGTCCACGACGAGGACCTCCGGCGGGCCGCGGCCCTGGACGCGGACGTCGCGCACTGGTCGGGGTCGACCCAGGGCCCGTCCACGGCGTCCGGGTCGAGCGCCGCGACGGCGTACGCTGCCCGCATCGACGCCGCCCGACGGCGCCCGCACCTGCTGGTGGCCCACCACTACACCCGCTACCTCGGCGACCTGTCCGGCGGCCGGATCCTCGCGGACGCGCTGCGCCGTGGATATGCACGCCACGGACTCGACCGGGGCGGCCTGGCGTTCTACGACTTCGCGGCCATCCCGAAGCCGGTGCCCTACAAGCGCGGCTACCGCGACCGGCTCGACGCGATCGCGCTCACTCGCGCGGAGCAGGACGAGGTCGTGGCCGAGGCGCGGGTCGCCTTCCGCCTGAACCGGGCCGTCTTCGACGAGGTCGCCGCGCTGCACGACGACGAGCAGCGGGTGGCGCTCCGGCGCTAG
- a CDS encoding putative protein N(5)-glutamine methyltransferase, giving the protein MPDSLPDLVPDPALVTRLRAAGCVYAEDEARLLAAAATSAADLERLVLARVAGSPLELLLGYAEFCGLRVAVAPGVFVPRQRTALLVDEATALLRPGAVVVDLCCGTGAIAAVLAGRSPDLEVWAADVDPDAVACARRNLPPARVLEGDLFAALSPGLAGRVDVLACNAPYVPTDAIALMPPEARDHEHRVALDGGPEGLDLHARVAAGAPAWLAPGGTVLIESSDRQATATAALLGAAGLTTRVVSDDETGGTVVIGQRLEPGAPADEV; this is encoded by the coding sequence GTGCCCGACTCCCTGCCCGACCTCGTCCCCGACCCCGCGCTCGTCACCCGTCTCCGCGCGGCCGGGTGCGTGTACGCCGAGGACGAGGCCCGCCTGCTCGCGGCGGCGGCGACCTCGGCCGCCGACCTGGAGCGGCTCGTGCTCGCGCGGGTCGCCGGCTCGCCGCTGGAGCTGCTGCTCGGGTACGCCGAGTTCTGCGGGCTGCGCGTCGCGGTGGCGCCGGGCGTCTTCGTGCCGCGGCAGCGCACCGCCCTGCTCGTCGACGAGGCCACCGCGCTGCTGCGACCGGGGGCCGTCGTCGTCGACCTGTGCTGCGGCACCGGGGCGATCGCCGCGGTGCTCGCCGGGCGATCCCCGGACCTCGAGGTCTGGGCGGCCGACGTCGACCCCGACGCGGTGGCCTGCGCCCGCCGCAACCTCCCGCCGGCCCGCGTCCTGGAGGGCGACCTCTTCGCCGCCCTGTCTCCGGGGCTGGCCGGCCGGGTCGACGTGCTGGCCTGCAACGCGCCGTACGTCCCCACCGACGCGATCGCCCTGATGCCGCCGGAGGCACGGGACCACGAGCACCGTGTCGCGCTGGACGGCGGCCCGGAGGGGCTCGACCTGCACGCACGGGTCGCGGCCGGGGCGCCGGCCTGGCTGGCGCCCGGCGGCACCGTGCTGATCGAGAGCAGCGACCGCCAGGCGACGGCCACCGCCGCCCTGCTCGGCGCGGCGGGGCTCACGACGCGGGTGGTGAGCGACGACGAGACCGGCGGCACCGTCGTGATCGGGCAGCGGCTCGAGCCGGGCGCACCCGCCGACGAGGTCTAG